Below is a genomic region from Treponema sp. OMZ 798.
TGCAAGGTTTCAGGCAGCCGATACGGTAAGAGGTGCAGACAACTTCTCATCTGACGGCGTGTTTTCCTATGCCATTAAACTCCTTTTGAGGGAAAGAGCTTCCAAATTCGAGGCAGTAAAGGGTAAGGAAGAGTATTCTTCAATATACAATACCATTCTTGATGAAGAAAAATAAGCGTATATCCGGGCCTAAAAAATAGACCGGATTATACGCCGATAGGTTGATTATGCCCGGCCGCTTAAAAGACTTGAGATTTAAAATATGGATAGCCTTTTTAACCCTCTTATCGGGTTTTATAAATGTGGGGGCTCTTCTAAGCTTTTCTTTGCCTGTAAGCCATCATACGGGAAACGTGAGTCATCTCGCCCTTTCAATCGGAAATAAAAACATTGAAGAAGCTTTAGCCCTTATTTTCATTATTCTTGCCTTTTTTGCAGGAGCTTTTTTGTCGGGCCTCTTGTTCCACGAAAGAAAATTTGCATTAAAAAAAAGATACGGCATCTTATTGATGAGTCTTGCCTTAATTTTTTTAAGCTTGGCCTTGTTCAAAACCCAAGTGCCCAAAAACCTTAAAACATCAGCCCTAAGCTTTGCTGCCGGAGTTCAAAATGCCATGTTTATCTTTTATGGAGACATCCTTGTAAGAACCACCCACATAACGGGCTACCTCACAGATGCAGCCTTTGCATTGGCTATGTGCCTCCGAGGCAAAAAAGACAAATTCCGGTTTTTTTTATTTTACAGCCTTAACATTCTTTTTTTCTTAAGCGGAGGAATTATAGCAAGCCTTATCAAAACCGACTCGTTTTTTCTAATCGCAGCCGGGCTTTATTTTATTGCAGGCCTTTACTATTTTGTGATGAGGAAAAAAGGGAAAGCATCTTAAACCATTTTAATCCCATTGGCTCTTACGGTATTATATTCTATCTATTTTTTCCTTTAAGGCCTTTTCGACTATG
It encodes:
- a CDS encoding YoaK family protein — translated: MPGRLKDLRFKIWIAFLTLLSGFINVGALLSFSLPVSHHTGNVSHLALSIGNKNIEEALALIFIILAFFAGAFLSGLLFHERKFALKKRYGILLMSLALIFLSLALFKTQVPKNLKTSALSFAAGVQNAMFIFYGDILVRTTHITGYLTDAAFALAMCLRGKKDKFRFFLFYSLNILFFLSGGIIASLIKTDSFFLIAAGLYFIAGLYYFVMRKKGKAS